The proteins below come from a single Orcinus orca chromosome 6, mOrcOrc1.1, whole genome shotgun sequence genomic window:
- the LOC101286874 gene encoding LOW QUALITY PROTEIN: olfactory receptor 5C1 (The sequence of the model RefSeq protein was modified relative to this genomic sequence to represent the inferred CDS: inserted 1 base in 1 codon): MVLTFPSPPSCFVSPQTLSCRMMPENFTWARGAPTEFILLGITDRWDLHLTLILIFLPVYLVSLLGNVGMVLLVYVVAQLHTPMYFFLANVSLLDACYSSAIGAKMLVDQLLPCISIPYAACALQMFLFTGLADAKCCLLTSMAYDCDVAIGNPLLYATAVSRRLCLVFLAASGLGGAVSAMVHTTFTFHLSFCGSREVNSFLCDIPPLLAISCNDTSLSELLLFVICGFIQTATVLAFAVSXGFIAGAMIGMHSAKGRWRAASTCGSHLTAVAVLYGTIIFMNLCPSSSYTLDTDKMASVFYTLVIPALNPLTYSLRNKEVREVLGRNWKHCCCPRPAHECEVREAG; the protein is encoded by the exons ATGGTCCTAACctttccctcacctccctcctgcTTTGTCTCTCCCCAGACTCTGTCCTGCAGGATGATGCCAGAGAACTTCACTTGGGCCAGGGGTGCCCCTACGGAGTTCATCCTCCTAGGCATCACAGATCGCTGGGACCTGCACCTGACCCTCATCCTGATCTTCCTGCCCGTCTACCTGGTGAGCCTGCTGGGAAATGTGGGCATGGTGCTGCTAGTCTACGTGGTCGCCCAGCTCCACACACCCATGTACTTCTTCCTGGCCAACGTCTCCCTGCTGGATGCCTGCTATTCCTCAGCCATCGGAGCCAAGATGCTCGTAGACCAGCTGTTGCCCTGCATCTCCATCCCTTACGCAGCCTGTGCCCTCCAGATGTTTTTGTTTACAGGGCTGGCGGATGCCAAGTGTTGCCTGTTGACATCCATGGCCTATGACTGCGATGTGGCCATCGGAAACCCTCTTCTCTACGCCACTGCCGTGTCACGGCGTCTGTGTCTGGTCTTTCTGGCAGCATCAGGCCTGGGTGGGGCAGTGAGTGCCATGGTCCACACGACCTTCACCTTTCACCTGAGCTTCTGCGGCTCTCGGGAGGTGAACAGCTTCCTCTGCGATATCCCTCCACTGCTGGCCATCTCCTGCAACGACACCAGTCTCAGTGAACTTCTCCTCTTCGTCATCTGTGGCTTCATCCAGACAGCCACCGTGTTGGCTTTCGCCGTGT TCGGGTTCATTGCCGGAGCCATGATCGGCATGCACTCGGCCAAGGGCCGGTGGCGAGCAGCCTCTACCTGTGGCTCCCACCTCACGGCCGTGGCCGTGCTTTACGGGACAATCATTTTCATGAACCTGTGCCCCAGCTCCAGCTACACCCTGGACACTGACAAGATGGCATCTGTGTTCTACACCCTTGTCATCCCAGCTCTCAACCCGCTCACCTACAGCCTCCGCAACAAAGAGGTCAGGGAGGTGCTCGGAAGGAACTGGAAGCACTGCTGCTGTCCGAGGCCGGCGCACGAGTGCGAGGTCCGAGAGGCTGGTTAG